TTAACATGTGCTTACTATACGTCAAGAGTTGGACATGCTTGAATTGAAATTCTTggaaaaaaccaaaaaagctTGTCGGATTTAGGAAGAATGGTGTCCAAATAGGGGTTGCATGTACTGATAGAATAAGTATGGTGACTAATAGGAGTTAGACACGTGTAAAGCTagtgtaatattttttttttgtatataataaaaaatatattttagatatcaATAATACCCTTTCATGTCTCAAAATTTGACATGGTATCAAAGCACTATTTTTCCCTtaccttcttccttttcctttagGGTTTCGACCCCTACCCAAACGAGTGGATCTTTCATGGACCTCTGTAACTAAGAAAGTACAAGATTGTTGCATTTCAACCAGGCGTTGTAAGAAGGATCCTCTTCCCTGGAAACCTTAATTGAACCATTAACAAATCGAAATTTATTCTTTGAAATCAAAGACATCTTCATAGATCGTGCCCAACTATGATAGTTGTTGTCAATTAATTGAGAGGAGGTTAATATGAGAGCTGAATTTTCATTTGAGTGGATGTAGTATTCACTATTCTGATCATCAATTTTAAAGGCTTGTGTAGAATTAAAATCTTCAGTAGCCATTGAAGAGATGGTGGTAAAGTATACTAGCTGCTCTAACAATTGATCGTGGATCCAGATCACTGCCCACTTAAAAAGGCTAGAATGAACCCCTGTAACAAATGCTTCTTCCGGAACTCAAAAAGCTTCAGGAAGCCAACCCCAAAATGGtctaaaaaaaaacaactacCATAATAGCTATAGTTGCATCATTTGCAAAGACATATACATCTCTTTCTGCCGCAACATATGCTTgacatctctttcttttgcagGACAAACTGTTCCACTCAACATCCAAATAAATCCAAGAAAATGGTTCACAAAAAAGAGAATTTCTGGTGTCTAGCAAAATGGGTTACAAAGAAACAACGTAATGGGTGCGTTTGCCACATGTAAAAATGGCATCCATAAATGCCTTATGGCCTTAATAGCAAGTGAGAAACGAGCAAGGCCACAAAAATACCGTTCATCTGGTAGTTTGCTAGCCTAGTGTGATCATACCACACAAAAATACCCAACCAACTAGTAGAATtcaaacaaaatcaaaaaatttgtcCTGCTCACCAActgtttgataaaatttcCGACTCATCAACTGTTCGTCCCGCTCACCAACTGTTCGTCGTGCTCACCAAATCTAAGTCGCACATCAATGTTCTTgaaacaagaaacaaaacGGCTGCCACACTGCAAGCAATGCCGACGAAACCAACTGTGTGCACCATTTCTGTTTATTTTCAAAGCGAACCGAAGTGAGAGACACCCAAGGAATCAATCGTCGCCGTCGAACATCAAATGGGAAACCAACAACTCAACCTTGGTAATAGTCAAAAGAGATTTTTTGGCAATTCTGGAATTTCTCCAAACAATGGGGTCAAGAAGCCTACCTGCACTTTCTATGGAATGTATGGGCATCCTGTTGACAAGTGTTACAGAAAGAATAGATTCCCACCGGGATATAAGGGAACAAGCAAGAATTTTCAGAATTCTACAAACCAGGTTGCATCTTTTCCTTCTGAcaatcataatttttcaacTACTGAACAGTTGGCATATCATATGAATTATGACAATCATAACTCTCTTAACAAATCTGGTGATGATGATCCTATTACTTTTACAAGGGATCAATATAATAGTTTGATGTCAATGATTCAAGAAAAGGCAGTTGATTCTCAGAATGCAGCCAACTCTCAGATCAATGCTTTATCCTCCGTCTTCGATCCTATTGCTGAAAAAGGTACTAATTCCACAATAGGAAATGGATTGTAGATTCAGGAGCTACCGATCACATTACTAATTCTCTCAGTATTTTCATAAGGCATTACAAAgcttttgacaaatatatgaAGTTGCCTAATAATGAATTAGTTCAGGTTACATGTATAGGCATTGTAGAATTATCACCCTTTTTGATTCTTTATAGGATTTTCTACATACCAAACTTTGCTTTTAATCTCATCTCCACTTTGCAGTTAAccaaaaataacatttattctctcattttttcttCCAACTTTTGTTATATTCAGGACATGAAACTTTGGAAGATGACTGGTATAGCTAAGCAAGTGAATGGATTGTATCAGCTTTTACAACAAGATGATAGTGAGaagtttttaaattcattttctgTTAATTATAATGTCGTTGCTTTTACTCTGTGACATAACAGACTAGGCCACCCTTCTAAACAAGTAATGAAATCTCTTGATCAGTTTCATAATGCTATGATTAATGATAATTGCTTTGAATGTGAAGTTTGTCATTTGGCTAAACAAAAAAGCCCACTTTTTCTATTAGcaattctttttctacttCAATTTTTGATCTTGTTCATTTAGACATTTGAGGACCCTTTCCTGTCAAAAGCATATATGgtcattcatattttttaaccGTAGTTGATGACAAGAGCAGATTCCTATGGATTTATCCTATGAACTTAAGTCATAAGCTAgacatttaatcattgattTTTATCATCTTGTTGAAACTCAGTTCTCAGTCAAGATTAAATGCTTTAGAACTGATAACGagaaagaatttgaaatgacCGACTTTTACAAATCAAAATGGATTGTTCACCAAACTTCTTGTACCTATACACCTCAACAAAATAGTATTGTTGAGAGAAAACATCAGCATATTCTCTCTATTGCACGGAGTTTAAGGATTCAAGCCAATCTCCCTCTTTGTTTTTTGATTGATTGTGTCCTGCATgctacttttttaattaacaggACCCCAACACCAGTTTTAAACCATTCTACTCcttttgaaattctttttaaggTCAAACCTTCTTATGATCAACTCAAAGTCTTTGGTTGTTTAGCATTTGCTTCTATTGTACCTCATCCTACGACAAAAATGCATCCTAGAGCAATCAAGTGTGTTTTCATTGGTTTTCCTAAAAATACTAAAGGTTACAGAGTATACAATTTAGAGGATAAAAGcttttttgtttctagagaTGTAACGTTTATAGAAAACAAGTTCCCATTTAATTTTGCTACAATACCATCCAATGATGTTTTTATTCCTGTTTATCAAAATGAAAGTTCACTTGAAGATTTCAAAAGGGCAGATTCACACAGAGTTGATCCACTCCATTCATCTACTGCTGAAATACAGTCTCCTCCAATTAATTCAGGTACTATTCCTCAACCCTCTCCCAGACCTTCTAGAAATATTCATCTACcatcaaaattttatgattttgaagtttcTTTGCCCAAACCTAGAACCACACCACATCGTATTTCTCAAGTTCTATCTTATGAAAAGATCTCACTTCAGTACCAGTCCTATATATGTACATCAATATTACCTGAAccaaaatattataatcagACAATCTCACATACTTGTTGGAAACAAGCAATGGCTAAAGAAATAGCTGCTTTAGAAGAATGTAATACCTGAGAATTAGTTCCTTTACCCAAGGGCAAACAGACTATTGGTTGTAAATGGGTGTATAAAATAAAGCTTAAAGCTGATAGAAATCTAGAAAGATACAAAACAAGGCTTGTGGCTAAGGGATACACTCAAAGGTTTGGAATTGACTTTCTCGATACGGTTAGTCCTGTAGCAAAGATCACCACAATCAGAACTCTTATGGCCGTAGCTGTTGCAAAGGACTGGAACCTTTGTTAGCTTGATATCAATAACGCCGTTTTGCATGGtgacttacaagaggagatATATATGGATTTGCCCCCTGGTTTTCAACCTACGCAGACCAATACGGTTTGCAAACTAAAGAAGAGCTTGTATGGATTGAAACAAGCAAGTAGGCAATGGAATGAAAAGCTAATTGATGCATTACATACTCAGAAGTTTAAACAGGCTGCATCAGACTCCTCTCTCTTTACCAAAGGTACTAGATCAAATTTCATTGCTTTAGCTATTTATGTGGATGACATTGTCTTAGCAAGTTCGGATATGACATAAATtgtaatgataaaaatattccTGCATGATACTTTCCAAATTAAGGATCTTGGAGAACTAAAAAATTTTCTTGGATTAGAGGTTGCCAGGTCCAAAACCGGTATTAATCTATGCCAGAGAAAATACACTTTAGACCTTTTGCAAGAGACTGGTTTTCTCGGAGCAAAACCAATACTGACACCGATAGCATCTACTGAGAAATTATCTAGAACAGGGGGGCAGGTTCTCAAAGACATTACAGCATACAGAAGTCTAGTTGGCAAGTTGTTGTACCTAACCCATACTAGGCCTGACATAGCATATGCAGTACAACAGTTATCTCAGTTCCTTCAAGCCCCTACAGATATTCATTTGACCTCAGCTCATAGAGTTCTCCGGTATTTGAAAAGGACTCCAGGACAGGGCTTACTTTTCCCAGCGACAGGTGATCTCCGGCTTAAAGCTTTTAGTGATTCTGATTGGGCTTCATGCCCTGATTCCTAAAAATCCATCACTGGGTTCTGTGTTTTTCTCGATTCAGCATTGATCTCATGGAAGTCAAAGAAACAATAAATAGTTTCACGCTCTTCAAGTGAAGCAGAATATAGAGCTATAGCTGCAGTGACATGTGAGATATAATGGCTTCACTTTCTCCTTCAGAATTTACAGCTCCCCTTTTCTCTAGCAAATCTGTATTATGACAACTTGTCTGCCATCAGAATTGCCAGAATCTTGTATATCATGCAAGGACCAAGCATATAGAAATTGATTGCCACCTCATCCGAGAGAAAATTCAACATGGAATCATCAATCTTATGCCAGTCCCTTCATGAAAACAACTGGTTGATCCCTTTACAAAGCCTCTTCCTATAACTCTGTTCCAAGCTTCCATTTCCAAGTTGGGCATCCAGAATCTATATGCTCCAACTTGAGGGAGGCTGATAGAATATATATGGTCACCAATAGCAGCTAAACACGTATAAAGCTagtgtaatattttttatgtgtaTATAGCAAACATTGtaaaaaacatattttagATATCAATAATATTCTTTCCTCTCCCAAAATTTGACATGTACGACAATCCGCGATGGCAAAACCTCAAATTGattaatgtatttttctttcttggacAAAGAACCATAAtttttctagtatttaaaatctgaatatattaatctatttattaaaatagttgaaattaatttttaaaaaaattaaacttctttAGCCCAAGTTATTTGGCCTTTTACCTTGTGTTTACTTTTTGTCACAAACGATGGCAAAACCTCGAAACTTTGACAACAATAAATCTAAAACAGCAGACACCTctaatatcattaaatatcGAACAATAAATGTGCCTTCAGGAGCAGCTCACCTAGTATATCTTTCTATCTATATAAGAACTTCCGAAAGCAACAAATTTGGTACATGAATTAGAGGGACTTCCGTGCATGGTTCAGTGTGTAACAAAATAATGCAGAATTTTTATGAACGCACTAATACTTGAAGAATGAAgtaattcttattttcttaaagatGAAAACATTACATAAGATGCTGAATTTCAAGActcaaaacataaaaaattctaCTGAAACTAACTTGCATAATATCCTACTATATTAAAGTGTTAACATGTGCCTACTATACGTTAACATGTGTTAACATGTGCCTACAAATTTTGGGGAAAAAACATGTGTTAACATGTGCCTACAAATTTTtggaagaaaacaaaagagcTTGTTGGGTTTAGGAAGAATTGTGTCCAAAGAGGGGTTGCATGTGGCAAAACCTCAAATTGattaatgtatttttctttctagtaTTCTTTCTTGGACAAAGAACCATAATCTTTCTAGTATTTAAAATCTGAATATATTAAGTAATATgaatctattttaataaatatgtgaaattaaaacttttttaaattaaacttcTCTAGCCCGAGTTATTTGGCCTTTTACcctatgtttttcttttgtcacAAACGATGGCAAAACCTCGAAACTTTGCCAACAATAAATCTAAAACAGCAGACACCTctaatatcattaaatatcGAACAATAGATGTGCCTTCAGGAGCAGCTCACCTAGTATATCTTTCTATCTATATAAGAACTTCCGAAAGCAACAAATTTGGTACATGAATTAGAGGGATTTCCGTGCATGGTTCAGTGTGTAACAAAATAGAGCAGAATTTTTATGCACATAAAGAACAAAACTGATAGTGGAAGAATGAAgtaattcttattttcttaaagatGAAAACATTATATTAGAGCAAAGTGCTCTCTTATTGAGATCTAAGTACTAACCAAGTCTACTGCCGAAAAATAGAAACAGAAAATCTAACTTAGTTAACCGCAATTTGACTTAGTAAATGCACTAAGTCTCAAGACAGTGAATGGACAACCTGCTTGAACGTAGCCAAGTTCTTGCGGTAAAGAAAAACGAAGGCGTCCATGCTTCCTCTCCTTTTAAGTGATCGCAGGAGATAGATCATTCCTTCCATTGTAAAATAAGATGGCAAGAATAAATATGGACTTCCTCCTCCAAAGTCAATCTCATGATATGGGAATTGCACCCAGCTATTCACTTCCAGATTAGGGCACGAAACGGACTTATTGCTCAACTTCATAATGGGACACATGTCTTCCTTCTTTGCTTTATATGTAGCAAAGTCAATGAAGGATTGGAAGTAGTTGTTATTAACATTTGCAATAGCTTCATGAACGAGCTTACCTGCATAAGGCAATGGCTTTTGCAATATATCATTAATCCTGCCACTTGGAAATGCCCATAGCACCACGTTCCCAAAGTACTCATTGGGTACTCTAGGAACCATTCTCTTACGACCATTAACCGAGACTATGACATGGGTCGTTTCTAATCCGCCGAGTCCACGAGCCTTTGTCATAGCTCGCCATAGATGAGCAGTCAAGCTCACGTAAGTGCTATAAGGCTTGTTGTTATAGCTATTTCCATTTGACGATGCAGAAGCCATGGCTTTAATCTTGGAAAGGAAGTCCAGTGTAAAATTAACTCTGTGTACAATGATGTCATCAACAGATCTGTTATCTTTGTGATTAGGACAATCTTTGACCAATTCTTTTATGAACCCAACTCCTCTATGTTGGAACTCGAATTGAGGAGGATCTCGAGGTACAAAAATGGATCGATCGTGTAAAGGAAGTGGGCTCATGTCAAGTCCTCGAGTAGCTCTCCCCCAATTCAAGAGAAAATCGATGGTGGCTTGCCCATCAGCCACGAAATGATGGCTTCTAATGGCAACAACCAATGACCCACAAGTGAACCTTGTGAGCTGAACTTGCAGTAGCTCCTCCACATCGTTCAAGCTAGGATAAAGGCCAAATGAAACAGGGGATGGCTCCATGGGCATGACCTGATCAAGCCTGCTATCCACCGATGCTTCGACTAGCTTCATCcctttatcatttaaaagaaTGACAGGATCACCTTCCTCATCTTCCCATAGTCTTCCTGCAAACTCCCTGTATTCTGACAATGCCCTTTTGAGACCATAAACAATGATTTCATTAGGTGGTGTTGGTGGACGATAGGCAAAACAAAAAGCTGCGTGGGTGTTGTAGGTAAACTTATCAAATACACTTAGAGGAATGAAGTGTAAGATTGGAGGACAAATGCCATCATAAATTGGCTTAACTGTTTGAATACTCTCTATTCTCACATCCATTGCTCCTTAAGCTGTAGCTAGAAAAAGAAGGGTTTTCTTTtgtgttgtttttttatttcttttggagTATATCAATCAGCTCATGGCATAGCTCCTCTCCATATGCAAATCTGAAGCGAAGAGTTAGTCATTAATGGAAAATACCAATTTGCTTTTGCTAAAGAGCTTTTTTTGGCCTTACTTTGCCGTAAGTCCACCTATATGGTAAATAGATGATTAACGGTTTAAAGGTAAATTTGCCTTTTCGAGTCGAGCCAATTTATAgagatttctaattttttgacCTATTTTATTCACTAATTTAGTAAAaacaatcaatttcaaattctTATTGCACTATCCAAAGTAAGTAAaagttgaatttaaaaaattaatcaataagcaaaatttaatttaatttttaaattttatattaagtattaaattcaattaaaataaaattattaaataatttacattaGATAATAGTAactaatgtaattttttatccGTTTAACTAGATTATACTAAAAacagaaattaattattttagaaaattcaaaattttattttaatttaataaaaatttaagtgtgtatcaatttaattttattatttagttaatttttattaagattttagtttaattatcttttattagatattatcattaaattatattaaaataaaaattttataatataaatcataTTACTAACtttaaacataatataatgttttaggtttatttattgattaggTCATTGACTCACTTATTTTGCATGATgtgcaaaatttaattttttaattttatggaaGTTCAAATTGAGTTAGTCGTTTTCGCTAAATTGATGGgtcaaaaagttaaaatctaagcaaattgattattgaCTCTAAGTTAAGAGAGTAAATTGACGTTTAAAtctatgattaatatatatttattaattttaaataatataatatcaaaagtATTCAAATGATTATTAggtaatttttcattttgatgtcgaatagaaaaaaatgacTACATTCTATTATGTAGTCTATAATCCggtaatttttcataaataaaaaatatttatatatatattattatttttattagacataacgtgtatattatcaatataaataagaatttctcAAAAGAAAGCATACGTTGGCGAGGCTAAGTATCTGGCCAACGTGTAAGGAAATacggaaaagaaaaggatccATATGGAGCCACGTgggaatttttttcttttaagtccTTTGTTCATAAAgttatttttctgttattttgCACCTAAAGTGTCTTACTGTCATACTTTTTCCTCCATTTTTGTCCCTACATTCAAACTGCTCTATTACTGTAGATACATGTTAGAACACTTTCACTCTCTCATTCACATctgcaaagaaaaagaattttaatgaaaatttgaaaacaattaaaataccattctattattttattttatttttgataaatcaTTTTCCCTTATAATAAAGGATATTGTTACCACCGTGTCGATAACTCCACCGTCAATTAGCTGTTGGATACAAAATGATGAGATCAGTAAAGAGGCTCCCGCAGGGCAGACGACATTTCTCATGGCATTCTGTCATATGTGTCGCTGCCTCGAAACTAGGAATCTGGCATCGTCGTCTTCCCAAGTAtgttattatctttttcttgttccTTTCCGCTTGAGCATTTCATATTACTTGGCTTTTGCTCGACCTGGTTCTTAATTTTtactcttttatattttctggTCGTTCCCATGCCTAATGACTTTCTGAATTATGCTTGCAGAGTATTACAAAGATACATTGGAGACCTTGGAGCTCAATGCATGACATGGATTTTCAGTAAGTGCAGTTCATCGTGGAATCTAGCAACAAAGGAATTCTTTATCATGTGCGGTGAAAGCTGGCTGGATTAGGTGATTTTGATGGCGGTGAAAGCTGAGGCGAGAAACTTTTGATAGACATCAGCCACTCTTAAGTGTATTCTTGTTAATGAGGGGATTaaagtttctttctttaattcttttttaattcaaaagtgtagggttttctctctctagattattttttactttgagCCAATCAATTCCTAAATTGTTAGTGTTATCATGATAAAGTTGAGTTTGGAGTATCAATGGTGAGAAAGTCGATGAAAAAGAAGGAAACGGTTAAGAggggaaaaacaaaaagagttCCAATGATGTATCTTTATCATCATATCACTCGCCAAGTATTATTACAATTATAACTATTTTACTTGTTATTGCTACTCATTCCTTTTAACTTTATTGCTAGTCATTCTTAAAATTGATCTAATAatccatttaatttaatactcTCCATATATAGATAAATCACCCGCGCTTtgcaaattctattttttatagatattaaacattctttcaaaaaaataaatattaaacatagatattgttataatattgaaaattttttaacaaaagattaaattgatataaataaaattacattgtAAATAGATTATTAGATCAATTTCAAGAAtgacaataaatttataaaaaagcaTGTACAATATGGGGAGTCTATCAGAAAATGACACTGCATTATGACTATGATTGATGGGGTCCAGCTATGATAGAATACATTTCCACTTTTCTGGTCCATTTAACGACATCATTTTCATGGGTTTCCCTGTGTGAACAGAGGGTGTGGATGTAATATCAAAGGGAATTGGTTGTCAGGGCTGAGCTGTTGCAAAGGCAGAACTATCCCGCATACGACGTAGTTTCGAATGCGGTTTAAGTGCTAGGAGAAGGACGCAATTGTAAATTCACTTCCTTCAAATTGATTGCAAAATCTACTGATTGTATAGTAATAGATTAGGAAATGgcttcaaattaaatatggGTGGAATATGCCGAATGAGAAATTTTTAGGTAGACTCAACCTCCTGAGTCATCTGTAGATTAAATTCATTTACATTGTGACATGTAActtcatttattaattgtagcatttttattggttgtcaactaataaaaatgctacaattaataaatgaagCCACATATCACTATGTAAATAATTTAgtgtataaataatatagtaGACTGAATCTATTTAAGTATTTCAACCTCCTGAGTTGAACTTGTAGTAGCTCCTCCACATCGTATCGTTCGCACGATGGAAAAGATAAATAGGGAAGGAGAAATCATAGAACATCGAAGGACATTGGAAAAGATAAATTTGCCAAATATATCTATCATGGCATAATATACTTGAATAATCACAAACTGGTTGACAGCTGCTACTCCTAAAGCAGCTTAGGCCATTGTTTTGATGTACAGAAACATCAAAGTTCAATATATTTGCCACTGACCCGAAGCAATAAACTTGGATGACAACGTTGTTCATATCAGTAATAGGTGGATTTCCTATTAATATTGCAACGAAATATTGAGGTGAGAACCAAGCTGAAggcaataaagaaaaagcaataacatctctaaaaagaaaagttcagtacctgaaaattaaatataagcaGCCAGCTTAAGGTTTCCAAGCATGTTAATGTCAATCATACATGCCTACGTCTTTTTGTGTTATCTTCTGCAAAGAACTCCCAGTTGGAATGATCCAGGCTGCTTATATCATCAAGATCCGCAATAGCAAGCAAGTATTGAGTGAGCTTCACTAGCTCTTGATCACTATCTCTGTTTGCATGAGCCTTCCTAAATGGCTTGATTGTCAAGCCATTTTGTGGATTCATCACAAAATTTCTTCGCAGATCATCAAACATTATAGTGTTTTTTGGACTGTAAAACTGAAGCACAACAAGAAAATTGTAGCCTGTCAAAGGGATTGTGCTCCAAATAAAATGCAAGTGATCCATTTCTACACTTTATGCAACATTTGAAATGTGGATGTAGTGGCCGATTGAAATGGAGATGTTATATATTCCAGAGCAGTTGGAACAAGAATATGCAGTAGCATGATGGAatcattacaaattttaaagtCATTCAATATAGAAcgttatttaactattttcatctttttcatcAGCATAGTATCATCTATCAACTATTTAATGAACTtaacaacataaataaatgagaaGTAGatgtgaaaattaaaataaaagtaatagaGACTCATTTTAGAAATTTGCACCTCAGGGAACTGGGCCCAAATCAATCCAAGCGGCTTGCAGTCAAAGATCCCCCGTGAATCTGATTGAACTGTAATCATTGCTAAGTGGTCTAGAAGAGCTGTGATTTTGTAGCTAGGATTGTTGAGCACTCCCAGTTGTCCCATCTTCAATTCTACCCACTTCATGCTGCAgaaaggatatatatatataaataatttgtttaagGTTCATCTAAGTTAaggattttatatttctatcaTGAACTATGCCACTACAGAATAGcctgaaataaaatttgggcAAAACTGGTAACTGAACCAGCTTCCTTAGGCTTAATGGATATCATGTAAAAGAAAGCATTTCGCATTAAGGCTCTCCAagattcatttaaaataattcatgaTTCAGAAATGTTTTCTTACAAAGCATTTTCCAataaaatgaagtaatttcAACTGTTTGGCTTTAGGACAGAAAATCAAATGGAAATTATGTCTTTCTTGTAAGCTGTCAACTTTGGGAAATGGATTACCATTTTCCTTAAATACAACTTGGTTTTCTCTATGATTaggaaaaattttatattgatcAATTTTCCAATACATGCTAGACATCAGAAATTTGTTTTTCTGGAATATATTTCTACAAAATAAATGGAGCCTTAATTGTCATAAACAAAACCTTGCATAGTGGAAGTTGGAGAGAATCTAAGGTGTGATAGAAAACTGACCTGGTTGCAGACCATATCATAATATCATACTCTGCATAGGCAGCTGTGAGAAACTCATGAAGATCTGCACAAGATAATGACATTAGGAACTGACTGTTAAAATAGGAAGTATCAATAACAACTTGCAATAATCAAACCACTTACA
The nucleotide sequence above comes from Ricinus communis isolate WT05 ecotype wild-type chromosome 6, ASM1957865v1, whole genome shotgun sequence. Encoded proteins:
- the LOC8266728 gene encoding agmatine hydroxycinnamoyltransferase 1: MDVRIESIQTVKPIYDGICPPILHFIPLSVFDKFTYNTHAAFCFAYRPPTPPNEIIVYGLKRALSEYREFAGRLWEDEEGDPVILLNDKGMKLVEASVDSRLDQVMPMEPSPVSFGLYPSLNDVEELLQVQLTRFTCGSLVVAIRSHHFVADGQATIDFLLNWGRATRGLDMSPLPLHDRSIFVPRDPPQFEFQHRGVGFIKELVKDCPNHKDNRSVDDIIVHRVNFTLDFLSKIKAMASASSNGNSYNNKPYSTYVSLTAHLWRAMTKARGLGGLETTHVIVSVNGRKRMVPRVPNEYFGNVVLWAFPSGRINDILQKPLPYAGKEGSHESHYEVEQQVCSVP